A DNA window from Daucus carota subsp. sativus chromosome 3, DH1 v3.0, whole genome shotgun sequence contains the following coding sequences:
- the LOC108213573 gene encoding protein FAR1-RELATED SEQUENCE 5-like has product MDALTLNVLYQGSSCGDSSNVCVSIPVSSTESEKSVTNCIVSPGGMKYFMPSSVDGSQVPFQNQSFDSLDKAYNFYREYGRLGGFDVRKTSEKRDADGTIILKHFVCSKEGFVDGSHSEGIRQRRTVSRRCGCKAKVVMKIRSQNRYYIFNFVELHNHPLASESGRQFLRSSREMTVSLRSFVFDAAKVNIGCSKAFSLVKEMTGGYSNVGATLRDFRNFNRDLKEFVGERDGQMLIDKFKVLQETSKSFYFAYELDGDGHLTMLFWADPTSRRNFEIYGDAVSFDATFDTNKYNMIFAPFTGVDKHDRCVTFAACLLSKEDVAHYNWAFKHFVKAMGRNPVVFITDQCPAMKVSVPASFCGDNDLVASKHRLCMWHIMQKFPIKLGNRLCKETDFMEKMKTYIWSSNLEIDEFESGWKAVIGEFKLEDNKWLSDMYDIRKSWIPAYFRDSPMFGLMRTTSRSESENFFFSQFHKQGDTLCEFWIRFESAMHRQRNETERLDHESNSSKPNILSRWFIEDDAAELFTRSIFYKVQEEILASCLDMQIKRMSEEVDGVTHFEIKDVKVKDKLFKVTVSKSHAVCSCKQFVMCGIVCRHAFCGLKQIGVTKFPRSLVLNHWMKVAESGTSLESNVVCSDYFKMEQVSLKLTNLWFDFRQILSKAGVEMDKLDYVHKIIKQISSDFEKYDGGSVDFTKKDHMAAMVGEQPVEEVTILAPTVSRNKGNYFKRLVSDREKAMTKANKRVRRCKECSATTHDSRTCPKKKKDGGAVVSNML; this is encoded by the exons GTTCAAGTTGCGGTGATTCGTCTAATGTTTGTGTTAGTATTCCTGTTTCTTCAACAGAAAGCGAAAAATCAGTGACGAATTGCATTGTCTCTCCTGGTGGTATGAAGTATTTTATGCCTAGTTCTGTTGATGGAAGTCAAGTACCGTTTCAAAATCAGTCATTTGATAGCTTAGATAAGGCGTACAACTTTTACAGAGAGTATGGGAGGCTAGGGGGTTTTGATGTACGAAAAACATCGGAGAAGAGAGATGCTGATGGTAccataattttgaaacattttgtGTGTAGTAAGGAAGGTTTTGTTGATGGAAGTCATTCTGAAGGAATTAGGCAAAGACGTACTGTGTCACGGAGGTGTGGATGTAAAGCAAAAGTGGTCATGAAAATTAGGAGCCAGAacagatattatattttcaattttgttgaACTTCACAACCATCCGCTTGCTAGTGAAAGTGGTAGACAGTTTCTGAGGTCTAGTAGAGAGATGACAGTTAGTTTGCGAAGTTTTGTTTTTGATGCTGCGAAGGTAAATATCGGCTGCAGCAAGGCATTTAGCTTGGTCAAAGAGATGACAGGTGGATATAGTAATGTTGGGGCAACATTACGTGATTTCAGGAATTTTAATAGGGATTTAAAAGAATTTGTCGGTGAAAGGGATGGACAGATGCTGATTGACAAGTTTAAAGTATTACAGGAGACatcaaaatcattttattttgcttATGAGCTTGATGGTGACGGGCATTTGACTATGCTTTTCTGGGCTGATCCAACTAGTAGGAGGAACTTTGAAATATACGGCGATGCTGTGTCATTTGATGCCACTTTTGATACTAACAA gtataatatgatttttgcgCCTTTCACTGGTGTTGACAAACATGATAGATGTGTCACATTTGCTGCTTGTTTGTTATCAAAAGAAGATGTTGCTCATTATAATTGGGCCTTTAAACATTTTGTCAAGGCCATGGGACGCAATCCAGTGGTGTTTATAACTGATCAGTGCCCTGCAATGAAGGTATCTGTGCCGGCTTCATTTTGTGGTGATAATGATTTGGTTGCTAGCAAGCATCGCCTATGTATGTGGCATATAATGCAGAAATTCCCTATTAAG CTTGGGAATCGTTTGTGTAAGGAAACAGACTTTATGGAGAAAATGAAAACTTACATATGGTCATCGAATTTGGAAATTGATGAGTTTGAAAGTGGATGGAAAGCGGTTATAGGAGAGTTTAAGTTGGAAGATAACAAATGGTTATCAGATATGTATGACATAAGAAAGTCGTGGATTCCTGCCTATTTCAGGGACAGTCCTATGTTTGGTTTGATGAGGACAACTTCAAGGTCCGAAAGTgaaaattttttcttttcacaGTTTCACAAGCAAGGTGATACTTTATGTGAGTTTTGGATACGTTTTGAGAGTGCAATGCATAGGCAGCGGAATGAAACAGAACGTTTAGACCATGAGTCTAACTCAAGCAAACCAAACATTTTATCAAGATGGTTCATTGAAGATGATGCAGCTGAGTTATTTACACGTTCCATTTTTTacaaagttcaagaagaaatttTGGCATCTTGCTTGGATATGCAAATCAAGAGGATGAGTGAAGAAGTTGATGGGGTAACTCATTTTGAAATAAAGGATGTCAAAGTTAAAGATAAACTTTTTAAG GTTACTGTTAGCAAATCACATGCCGTATGTTCATGCAAACAATTTGTTATGTGTGGAATTGTTTGTAGGCATGCTTTCTGTGGCTTAAAGCAGATTGGTGTCACAAAATTTCCAAGGAGTCTCGTGCTTAATCATTGGATGAAAGTTGCAGAAAGTGGCACTTCATTGGAATCTAATGTTGTGTGTTCGgattattttaaaatggagcAAGTGTCGTTGAAGTTGACAAACTTATGGTTTGATTTTCGTCAGATTCTTAGCAAAGCTGGAGTTGAAATGGATAAGCTTGACTATGTTCACAAAATCATTAAGCAGATAAGTAGTGATTTTGAAAAGTATGATGGAGGTTCTGTTGATTTTACTAAAAAGGATCATATGGCAGCTATGGTAGGTGAACAGCCGGTTGAAGAGGTTACCATTCTTGCACCAACTGTTTCCAGGAACAAGGGAAATTATTTCAAGCGTCTTGTGAGTGATAGGGAGAAAGCAATGACAAAAGCAAATAAAAGAGTTCGAAGATGTAAAGAATGTTCGGCAACCACTCATGATTCGAGAACTTGTCCGAAGAAAAAGAAGGATGGAGGAGCTGTAGTTTCGAATATGTTgtga
- the LOC135151054 gene encoding uncharacterized protein LOC135151054 gives MDKILQTFSIKKVEDVEMVCFPINKYEHYYLVCYGIKTMGYFIIDNIKREAQPKMYYSRVLEVLHSHFCNYISRNENPNLGSRVRKMKPRFVKMPWQTTDNSTDCGIFLMRHMETFKGDVKNWNTDLTEEGVRLV, from the exons ATGGACAAGATTCTTCAAACTTTTTCCATCAAAAAAGTGGAAGACGTGGAAATG GTGTGCTTTCCTATTAATAAATATGAGCATTATTATTTGGTATGCTATGGTATCAAAACCATGGGATACTTTATAATTGACAATATTAAACGTGAAGCACAGCCTAAGATGTACTATAGCAGAGTTTTGGAGgttttg CATTCTCACTTTTGCAATTATATAAGTAGGAatgaaaatccaaatttgggatCAAGAGTGCGGAAAATGAAGCCTCGTTTTGTGAAAATGCCATGGCAGACTACTGACAATTCCACAGATTGTGGTATCTTCCTCATGCGCCATATGGAAACCTTCAAAGGAGATGTCAAAAACTGGAACACTGACTTAACAGAAGAAGGGGTAagattagtttaa